In Cicer arietinum cultivar CDC Frontier isolate Library 1 chromosome 1, Cicar.CDCFrontier_v2.0, whole genome shotgun sequence, one DNA window encodes the following:
- the LOC101502070 gene encoding omega-hydroxypalmitate O-feruloyl transferase has protein sequence MAPPWVQELHLNPMTIPVTIVNKFSVTPSKPIPVKLGDSLYLSNLDDLIGARVFTPTVYFYQSNNLSSSQKPVIKVLGRALADVLVPYYPLSGRLRETKSGKLEVFFGEEQGALMVEARSNIALSELGDFAAPNPSWEPLIFKFPNEEQYKVLEMPLVIAQVTLFTCGGFSLGLRLCHCICDGMGAMQFLGAWAATAKSGTLVTEPEPCWNREIFKPRDPPVVKFPHMEFMRIDEGSNLTMKLWKTKPVQKCYRIKREFQNHLKAVGQPFDDAGCTTFDAMAAHIWRSWVKALDVKPLDYQLRLTFSVNARQKLKNPPLKQGFYGNVLCIACTTSSVSELVNGKLPETTLLVREARQNVTEEYLRSTVDYVEVDRPKQLEFGGKLTITQWTRFSIYKCADFGWGKPIYAGPIDLTPTPQVCVFLPEGEGDSCCGSMIVCICLPESAAHKFTQALLIDSVLTHTSGFN, from the coding sequence ATGGCTCCTCCATGGGTTCAAGAACTCCATCTCAATCCCATGACTATTCCAGTAACCATTGTCAACAAATTCTCCGTTACTCCATCGAAGCCTATTCCGGTTAAACTAGGCGATAGCTTATACCTTTCAAACCTCGATGACCTGATTGGAGCGCGCGTGTTCACTCCGACCGTGTACTTTTATCAATCAAACAACTTAAGTTCTTCCCAAAAACCAGTCATTAAAGTACTTGGCCGCGCTCTTGCAGATGTTTTGGTTCCTTATTACCCTCTCTCAGGAAGGTTAAGAGAGACCAAAAGCGGTAAATTGGAAGTATTTTTCGGAGAAGAACAAGGAGCATTAATGGTAGAAGCAAGATCTAACATTGCTTTATCTGAATTAGGAGATTTTGCAGCTCCAAACCCATCTTGGGAAccattgatttttaaattccCTAATGAAGAACAATACAAAGTCCTAGAAATGCCACTTGTTATAGCTCAGGTTACATTATTCACATGTGGTGGATTTAGCCTTGGTTTAAGGCTTTGTCATTGTATCTGTGATGGAATGGGAGCTATGCAATTTCTAGGAGCATGGGCAGCAACAGCAAAATCAGGAACATTGGTAACAGAACCTGAACCCTGTTGGAACAGAGAGATTTTCAAGCCTCGTGATCCCCCTGTAGTGAAATTTCCTCACATGGAGTTCATGAGAATTGATGAGGGTTCAAACTTAACAATGAAGCTATGGAAAACAAAGCCGGTTCAAAAGTGTTACAGAATCAAACGtgagtttcaaaaccatttGAAAGCAGTTGGTCAGCCATTTGATGATGCAGGCTGCACTACATTTGATGCAATGGCAGCACATATTTGGAGATCATGGGTTAAAGCTCTTGATGTGAAGCCTCTTGATTACCAATTAAGGTTAACATTTTCAGTTAATGCTAGACAGAAGCTTAAAAATCCACCATTGAAACAAGGGTTTTATGGTAATGTGCTTTGTATTGCTTGTACAACAAGCAGTGTTTCTGAGCTTGTGAATGGGAAATTACCAGAGACTACCCTTTTGGTTCGTGAAGCTAGACAGAATGTAACAGAGGAATATTTGAGATCAACTGTTGATTATGTTGAGGTTGATAGACCAAAACAACTTGAGTTTGGGGGTAAACTTACAATAACTCAATGGACAagattttcaatttataaatgtgcTGATTTTGGATGGGGTAAGCCAATTTATGCTGGTCCTATAGATTTAACACCTACGCCTcaagtttgtgtttttttacCAGAAGGGGAAGGTGATTCTTGTTGCGGTTCTATGATTGTTTGCATTTGCTTGCCTGAATCTGCTGCTCACAAGTTTACACAAGCCTTGTTGATTGATTCGGTGTTGACCCATACAAGTGGATTTAATTAG
- the LOC113788023 gene encoding uncharacterized protein, with the protein MSVAEYVVKFEELARFSPHAQYAPTEEWKINQFEWGLRPEIRGNIGHMELTNYSTLVHKSYIVEDNLKKVQEERQVKWQQKKESGKFGQQLKVKTPQGKGKQVQTSSSPRAKKCLKCGRDHGGKCLVGKQVCYYCKQPGHMAPFCLIRQKQAESNPNKSNTGRVCALSAKKGMNHNLITGTGFINEIPFIVMFDTGASHSFIASDFVLQHNLPVLEMPYPLIVSTASKNSIETSLVCHQCQITLFDRVFPINLVCLPLKGLDIILGMDWMSDHSVTLICHGRKVIIPPGIPQPEETKYRSLTNSSILFQCLTNGVQGVLLLLSSNSGSEMDLSNIPVVSEFEDVFPEDVTSLPPEREVEFSIDLVPRTGPISIAPYRMSPLELSELKNQLEDLITEQFIRPSVSPWGALVYK; encoded by the coding sequence ATGTCTGTTGCAGAGTATGTTGTTAAGTTTGAAGAATTGGCTAGATTTTCTCCACATGCTCAATATGCACCCACAGAAGAATGGAAGATAAACCAATTCGAATGGGGATTGAGACCTGAAATCAGAGGGAACATAGGCCATATGGAGCTTACTAACTATTCTACTCTTGTACACAAGAGCTACATTGTTGAAGATAATTTAAAGAAGGTACAAGAGGAGAGACAGGTTAAGTGGCAACAAAAGAAAGAGTCTGGAAAATTTGGTCAACAATTGAAGGTAAAGACTCCCCAAGGAAAGGGAAAACAAGTGCAGACATCCAGTTCCCCAAGAGCAAAGAAGTGTCTTAAGTGTGGCAGAGATCATGGGGGAAAGTGCTTGGTTGGAAAACAAGTCTGCTACTACTGCAAACAGCCTGGTCATATGGCTCCCTTTTGCCTAATACGCCAAAAACAAGCAGAGTCCAACCCAAACAAGTCTAACACTGGAAGGGTCTGTGCTCTCAGTGCAAAGAAAGGTATGAATCATAATCTAATAACTGGCACTGGATTCATAAATGAAATTCCTTTCATTGTTATGTTTGACACTGGTGCATCGCATTCTTTCATCGcctctgattttgttttgcaacATAATCTTCCTGTACTTGAAATGCCTTATCCCTTAATTGTAAGCACTGCATCTAAGAATTCAATAGAGACCTCCTTAGTATGTCACCAGTGTCAAATCACTCTGTTTGATAGAGTTTTTCCAATAAACCTAGTCTGTTTGCCCCTTAAGGGCTTGGACATCATATTAGGAATGGATTGGATGTCTGATCATTCAGTAACTTTGATTTGCCATGGTAGGAAAGTCATAATTCCTCCAGGAATTCCCCAACCAGAGGAAACCAAATACCGCTCCTTGACCAACAGTTCCATACTCTTCCAATGTCTGACGAATGGGGTTCAAGgagtattattattactatccTCTAACTCAGGGTCTGAAATGGACTTGTCCAATATTCCTGTAGTCAGTGAGTTTGAGGATGTCTTTCCAGAGGATGTGACATCTTTGCCTCCTGAAAGAGAAGTAGAGTTCTCAATAGATTTGGTCCCTAGAACAGGACCAATCTCCATTGCCCCTTACAGGATGTCCCCATTAGAATTGAGTGAGTTGAAAAACCAATTAGAGGACTTGATAACCGAACAGTTTATCCGACCAAGTGTGTCTCCCTGGGGAGCCCTTGTATATAAATAG